The following coding sequences are from one Peromyscus eremicus chromosome X, PerEre_H2_v1, whole genome shotgun sequence window:
- the LOC131899076 gene encoding homeobox protein Rhox13-like, whose product MARKVQWQYIYIVRNENGEEIAEVSTLEAALAMVGDNPSGGDAGCLMELNNGVSHVRESQNGSEESSRDANSSSSGPHQEEPRPSAEPVIRIPRRHSSPRRRRTTLQFTLGQVEKMEKLFKETQYPDALARKELAQVLNIPEVKVKVSKSKQRH is encoded by the exons ATGGCCCGCAAGGTCCAATGGCAATATATATACATTGTGAGGAATGAGAATGGTGAGGAGATAGCTGAGGTCTCCACCTTAGAGGCTGCCTTGGCGATGGTGGGTGACAACCCTAGTGGAGGTGATGCGGGCTGCCTAATGGAACTAAATAACGGGGTCAGCCATGTCCGTGAGAGCCAAAACGGCTCTGAGGAGAGCAGTAGGGACGCGAACTCCTCTTCCTCGGGGCCTCACCAGGAGGAGCCAAGACCCTCAGCCGAGCCTGTGATTCGGATTCCGAGGCGCCATTCCTCACCAAGGCGGCGGCGAACCACATTGCAGTTCACACTGGGGCAGGTcgagaaaatggaaaaattgttCAAAGAAACCCAGTACCCAGATGCGCTTGCCAG GAAAGAACTTGCACAAGTTTTGAATATTCCTGAAGTCAAAGTGAAGGTCAGTAAATCCAAGCAAAGACATTGA
- the LOC131900170 gene encoding rhox homeobox family member 2-like — protein MESRQGCCHIFTRMLCLGANEDQEQQHGGNAVVLKAGEEEGKELVESELAQGELHQGELALGELAPSKPAQEALAQSGLTQEATGVVEVGENEEEEMEGGHSGDGSSGPMEKGIQAEGGHGRSVPQQPQQEAAMPEGTKNLQARDRQPFHRHTSFTQSQLQDLERLFEETRFPSFQVRKDLAISMGVPEADVQDWFRNRRAIFRRNNRKVVLIDAPPAPQNNDP, from the exons ATGGAGTCTCGCCAGGGCTGCTGCCACATTTTCACCAGGATGCTGTGTCTAGGAGCTAATGAAGACCAGGAACAACAGCATG GTGGGAATGCAGTTGTCCTGAaggctggagaggaagaaggCAAGGAGCTTGTAGAGAGCGAGCTTGCTCAGGGTGAGCTTCATCAGGGCGAACTTGCTCTGGGCGAACTTGCCCCAAGCAAGCCTGCTCAGGAAGCGCTTGCTCAGTCCGGTCTTACTCAGGAAGCCACAGGAGTGGTAGAGGTGGGAGAAAacgaagaagaagaaatggaaggaggTCATTCTGGCGATGGTAGTTCTGGCCCCATGGAAAAGGGGATCCAGGCCGAAGGTGGCCATGGCAGAAGTGTTCCACAGCAGCCTCAGCAAGAGGCGGCAATGCCTGAGGGCACCAAGAATCTCCAGGCTCGGGACAGGCAGCCTTTCCACAGACACACCAGTTTCACCCAGTCTCAGCTGCAGGACCTGGAGCGTCTTTTTGAAGAGACTCGCTTCCCCAGCTTTCAAGTAAG GAAGGATCTTGCAATATCAATGGGTGTGCCGGAAGCAGATGTGCAg GATTGGTTTAGGAACAGGAGAGCCATTTTCAGGAGAAACAATAGAAAGGTGGTGCTGATTGATGCACCACCTGCTCCCCAGAACAACGATCCCTGA